aaacttattttgatatcgtttcaatatttttctaaagctGGAAAACtaacaccttataaggagacatatatgaaaatgttttctttttagaaaactaactcccggtaattcaataactaacattcattagtgataaaatgatttttaacaaatttttcaagaaatgaaaagtgtatatcttggaggtggtaaaatcgcaaaatcctaagttcatactaaaatccaaattctacttttttattcttatgaattttgatttttttgatatttttattgaatccaaatggggggtacttttttatttacatttatgtattaaagtaaatggaaggtaaaatataaattaaacaaaatataaactaaagaaatgtaaatatgtggtgatgttttgtattaatcaagtgtgcttctcatgttatctgtcaagtttccagattttccaagaagatagtcgactatgttgtttagtgctgtcgactatgcttgttcagtctgtcgactatatcttgcatttgtcgactatttttgcgtctgtcgactattgtgaaaggatagttgactatgctatttcatctgtcgattatgtttgttcatgaattttaaaattttctttgtaatttttgatctgtcgactatgtaaaaggatctgttgactatgagatttttgtgttataagatagtcgactatgcttttctgtttgtcgactatggctagttttatttgataaaatagtcgactaacctatttgatctgtcgactatgtgtttcacagaaaattacaacggctagtttttcaatctccaaaggctagtttctcattctccaacggtcacaaacggcttcatttctcttcaatcttgtgggaagcttatatatacatatcaaggagatcaagagaaggctaatggacgggaatgaattaatttgagcttactgttattctcgtttgtatttacagtgattgtgcttcaattttttctctcttcaaggctttgattttaacttgtattaattcattcaagcattgtttttattgtgagagaacttgtaactaagagtgccaactcttagcatcttgtttacatttgtatcactcttattttcctagctttgtgctagaagacttgctcgttaaagcaagtggctataattcctagctaggtgctagagggcttgcttgtataagcaaaatgttgtaattcctagtcttggactagaagacctacttggtttaagtaaggggttttagtggatggtttgaaaaattcttagtgaggagctaaggtagtggattaggcttggttaagccaaaccactataaatccttgtgttttcttatgtttgtgttctttgatatatttatctttccaagcatttctttattcctcactcggttctcatatttatctttgttcatttgtcatttttatggtttacgttttaaaactctaaaacctcaatctgtatcaaaaagtttttattttaagttctataaattaaatttttaaaataaccaattcaccccccatcttggtgtgtgccatagcacctactCGTTCTAacaatatataaattagctaaagcaagagaaagaaaaacacgggatttaaatcaagtgaaatgcataaaagatgacaatcaaaatgttttagtaaatgagggagcgattaaggagagatagaatgagtatttcacaaaattattcaatgatggtggtgacacaagagttaggttgggacatcttagtaactccgaatggaatgtgagctatacattctatcgacgcataagtttaaatgaaataaggcaagcattaaaaaagataaaaaatcataaggcagtgggaccagataatatatcaatagaagcatggaaatgcatgggagaagagggcatctcctagcTAATGCAACTATTTAACgtcatccttaaatcaaaaaagatgctagatgagtggaggaagagtactttggttcctatatacaagaacaaatgagatgttcaaaactgtgaaaattatagaggaattaagttaatgagtcataccatgaaactctgggagagaatAATAgaacagaggctcagaaaggaaacaaaggtgtcagaaaatcagtttggtttcatgcctgatagatcaacaatggaagctatatatttactgaggcgtctaatggaaatgtatcgagatcatcaaAAAGActtacatatggtgtttatagatctagaaaaggcctatgatagggtccctagagaagtattatggagggttttagagaataaattagtcaaaatagcctatatacaagcctttaaggacatgtatcatggtgtagagacaagggtcagaacatgcgaaggggatactgaaccatttacaactacaataggactgcatcaaggttctgcactaagcccatacttatttgccctagtaatggatgaactcactaaagatattcagacatatgtgccatggtgtatgttatttgcagacgacatagtgttggtggatgaaacaaaagaaggagtgaacactaagcttgagttgttgagaaacaatttagaatctaagggatttaaattaagtagaaagaaaacagaatatatggaatgcaaatttagtaaaaatgtaaaagtggatgatgttataataaaattagaaaaccaaatcttacaaagaaaagaccattttcgatatttgagatcagtgattcaaaacgatggagaaatccacgagatgtcgcacatagaattaaggcaggttggctaaaatggagaaatgtatcggggtgttatgtgatggtaaaatcccattaaaattaaaaagaaaattttataagacagctataagaccagtcttgctgtatggctcagaatgttaggCAGTCAAATATCAGCataagcaaaagacgagtgtagcggagatgaggatgttaagatgaatgtgcggacatacaagaaaggataaaattagaaatgaagttatttgtaataaggtaggagtagtgccaatcgaggagaagatgagagagactagactaagatggtttggtcatgtgagaaggagactaagagacgctcctgtgagaagagttgatgaaatggaacaattagtcacaaaaagaggtagagatagacccaaaaagactttgggagagacattaaaatttgatatgaaatatatggatctaaatgaggatatgacaaaagacagaaatacatggaagtctagaattcatgtagccgaccccacatagtgggataaaggctgaatatgttgttgttgttgttgttgtatattattatattattgtatgtATATACAGATCAGACTAAATTCGTTCAGTCCGCCCTGATACAGTTTGGCCTTCGATTCAAAAATTTTACCAATTTCAATTTCGATTCGGCCTGGACCAATTAAGCATTCCTACCTAAAATTTAGAGGACTAGTTGCTATAGAACCTCACTAGTAGAGTTGAAACCTACCCAGCTACAAATCCGTACATGAATTTGTGTGTGCCTATTTGGGGCGTGTGATATTCATACAATGCCTACTCCAATTCCACCCAAAAAGTTGTCCCGACCGAAGCAAATTTCATGGAAATGGCCTCATATTATACACGATATAATCCGAGTTTACAGTCAACTCTCAAGGTGGAGAGATTCCCAATTTCCAAACACTGTTGTTACGGCTACTTGATCAATCAACTGACTGCATTGCTACATCAAGTTATCAACACCAGATGCCGCACTGGCACCATGTTTGATCAGATTATAGGGGGAAAGAGTAGGAAAGAATGTGCTCAAAGTGCCATTTCTGCCTGCAATGCCGCGAGTTCATCTTCCTCGGCGGTCCGCTTTTGGGGCACCGGCCGAGCAGGTTGCCTGCCGGCGGGTACTTGAACTGGTGCTGTTGTTGCAGGCTGGAGAAGCTGTTCCTCCAATTCAGCACCTTCCAATTCTTCAAGCTCTGCTTCCAACTCATCCTACAATGAgaaatgtaatttatttaattgattgtAGTAACTAATTTTGGTCATCGACCCAGAACCAGAATATTGGTTATTGTCGATGCATCTCAACATAGCTTCAGAAGGATTAAAGAGATTGCTGGGTGGGGGGGGTGGAAGGAAAACCTCATCGAAATCGGCTGCTGCACCAATTGGGGTAGCCAAGGCTTCCTGTATCAGTTTCATGTTCTCCGTCTGCTCGTTTATTTCATCCATCGTCTTGTCCACATCATCAATGTTCCTGTGTGATAAAATGTCGGTTCAAATGTTTCGTCTCCTAGAATTAGTTGTATTATTTTCAATTGCTATAAATGATATGCTACAGGCAGTAAAATAGTCGGGCAGAATACAGTAGAGTACAAGAGCGGGCGACCTGAATATTGCTAATTTGCTAGCCTTTTAccaaaaaaacacatttattatttCGTTCAGGACTCTGTTGCCTCATTGGTAAACAGATGAAATACTagcaaaatcaaaataggatggcaatggtttttctttttttagtatATGCCAGGGATggtttcttaaaatttttcgtTAAGTATAACCTGAAATGGAACGAGAGTCATGAATTGTGTGCAAAGGAAATGTAGGCCAAGGTTCCATCTAAGTGTTAACATTCAAGTTGTCCCTCACTAATTCAAACTTCTTCAGCAGTCTAATAAGTAATCTCATGTAAGCTAACCCGACAAGTTTATTTTATGCCATGTGGAATCAGGTCTGATTATTTCATTATTGAAGAACGAAATGTTGCATTCTTGACTGTGCATGCGAAGAGTCCTGTAACAACCAAATGAAAACCTCCTAATCCTTTCCAAATATTCAACACCAGTCCAATATATGATGCTTAATTTTCATATGAATTCAAGGTGGCTTGGGCAGGGTTTGCCCAAGCCTAGGTGGTGGGGTAATGTGGTCGTCTAAAACCCACCCTGACCACATTGGCAACTTCATGAACAAAACCCGTTCAGAGAGGGAGCAGTGGGCACCCAAGAATTAGGTCCAATTGTCATCTCAACCCAAAAAGTGAAGTTCAGATCTTTCAGACATAAATACAGCCAACAAGAAAATGAAGTTCAGATCTTTTCTATAAGGAGATACTCACGTTGCTTTCTGCATGGCTTTCATAGCTGCTGCTCCAGTTCTCAATGCGTCCACAGTCTCTGTTGTAGCTTTTGCACCTTCTAACATTATCATCTGCAACATGCCATCCATGATATATGAATTGGCAGATCAAGTCCCTGGACAGCATGTGGAAGTGGAATATATAGGGATATAAAGCTAACCTGATCATGGATTCTTAACTGGAAATTTCCAAGCTGCTCAATTTGTTGCTCATACAGTCTCTTCCTCTTCAAACATTGTATAGCCGCTACACAATAGCAATAGGAAATTGTATTTAAACCCAATATCACTAGATGTGCATTGTTAAAAATATCCGACTTGTAGATGTATCAAGAGAACCAAGAATACAAAGAAGGAAGCAATCAAATTAAGAACAGAGGTGATCATATGTTGAGTACCCTGCCAAATCAATAATTAAGCCAAAAGAAAGGAATGAACAAAAGGCTATAAAAAGAAGTGCAAAGTTAAGACTATCACGTTTGACTCCAAATTTCAGGCTTTGTCCAGAAAAATATTTGGGGGATGACAATGAaaacatcaaaactaaacaGAAAGCTGGAAGAATGTTGGATCAGAATTTTGGAGAGATGAAAGAAGATTAACTTTTGTCCCCTATACTTTGCACAAAAAATATCCCAGGTAATGGCTATTAATTTCACACTGCAGTTTAATGTATAAGTAGGTTATCTACTGGGCTTCAAGTACGTTGATGTTAAATGTGTTTTTCATCACGCAGTAGGGcagaaataattattcaaaaagtACAATAATTGTTTTCTCCCAAGTGCATTGGTTACCTGATCATTCTTCATTTTACTCCTCATGGTACACTGCAGTTACCACAAAAATACATTCCACAATAGAAGACCAGTAGCAGTTTGTTACATAAGAAGCCAAAATAATGCAATGAAGCCAACATGCGAACTTGAGTTGTTTTTATAAGGTCCAAATTACACAAGCAACAATAATAGTATTGACAATAAAGATGGAACTGAGTTACTGAGATATTGGCAGCCAATATACCATATGTACGTTGCAAATTGCAATATTTTCCTCAAGTATCTACCttatcaacaacaacaacattccaagcctttatcccactagaTGAAGtaggttacatgaattctagttctAGATTTATTTCTGTACGTGGTCACATCTTATGTAAGGCCATTATATGTAACCTCATACCCAACTATCTCACTTCTCGTGATCGATATAACAACGTACCTATGAAAATCGTCAttttaagaagaagatgaacacaaTTGGAAGCTTACCCTTCTTATTCTTTGCTCTGGTGAATTCCTTGGCCTTTTCAACTTCTGCAGCAGCTTTCTTCTGGAGTACGTTCTCCTTTTTCTCAAGCATTTCAAGCGTCTGCATAACATCAAACAGAAGACTCAATTGACCCAAGAGGGCACATACAAAGACCACACACAAAGTAAATCCAATCACACGCTCATGCAACAAAACAAAACCGAACCAGTTAAAACAATTTCACTCCTGTTAGGTCACAAAAGCTTCGACAAAAGATGTCACTGTACCTCATTTAACTTGTCTAAGGTGGCGACAGCATTGGTCTCCTGCTTCGGTTTGCCGAAAATCCGAGTAAACATGTTCTGGACTGGAACAATCGGTTGCTTCAACAAACAGAGTTGATTACAGATTTACCTGTGAAATTGACGCGTTAGGGCCCCAAAGTGAGCGATCAATCGACAATAGAgcagaaaagaaatcaaaagaaagggaaagaagacGAATTTAGGGTTTCGGATCCAACAGATGGGAGAAAGCATCGGGAGCCGGAGCCTTTGCTTAGGCGTGTTGATGATGGAGGAGGAGACGGAACCTCTGGCTTTGCCTTTGCTGTACGTTGTGGAATGGATTCCACGCGCACCACTGCCACCACCCAACTAACCTCTtcttttattagttaaaataaaagttagaaataataatatttttattgattaagtTTAATGAAGgttaaacaaaattttgatttaaattaatcgAATTAAATCGTTGATATTGATGGTTTAGTTCTATTTCATTTGTAAATccatttagtttgatttttaaatttgagtttttttgtttattttgatttagtataattttttattaaaaaaattaaatcaattgaaatgtcatttttattcaaggaataattttttttaattaagtaatatttttgaattaaaatctgCTCGTAAAAGTTAACAAGTAAAAGTTATTCTTACTCgaataatattctttttattcaaataaacattatttttacttgaacaaaacttatttttattcaaagaataaatttttttaatcaaataatatcaattttattcgattaataaatatttttaattgagtaatatttttgaactaaaatcGACTCACAATGGTTAGttgagtaaaaattatttttcaatttttttgatttcaaCAACCATTTAGTATAATAATGCAATCACGTATTTATATAAGTTGCTGAAGGACTGATAAAGGTCAGAATTATGCCACATAAAAAGTTGAATTTAATTGCTTAAGTGAAGATAGTGAGCTAACTATACCATATGGGCATGGGCTCGGCCTTCTTTTTGTATTctttatttaaatgattttgGATTAGTGTTGAATATATTTTAGATAGACCTAACTTTTTAGGTCTAATTTTGTTAGAcgtttcaattaaatttaagttGTTGGACTCAAGTCTTATTCCAACCTAAAACCATTTAAGTACAGTGATAATTCACATGTTTAGTTTGAGATTTGCTATGAATGggtatattttctaattttatgttgGTAGTTGATTTAATTGTCCTATTTGCTAAGAGTTTTGAAATCAATCACCACTTGATCCGTATTATAATcgtgtttttttctttttcttagttTCAAAATAGTCCTAACATTTTAGGAGCTTGAGCTTGTctaaactatttttttctttttttataaaagaaggGTGGGCCTAATCTCTTCATGGATCTTCTAATATTCAAGTTAGTCAATAAGTTCAAGAATAACATAATAATGATATAATAAATGTGTAATAAATGGTGTACTTGACTTATAGGAGACCATGCCTTAATATAGCCAAGTTGAAAGGTTGGTATAAGCCAAGGATTATCCATGTTATAATTgtgtcattttttaatttttctcaatttcaaaataGTCTTACAGTTCTAGAGCTTGTCtaaattgttttttattttttggcaaaCGAAGGGAGTGGtggagagattttcaaaagaatggTTGTAATCTTTTACTTGTATGAAAACAGATCTAAGTCAAGAAACTAGAGGTCGTAACctttcaaattctatttacacACATGAATGGTTATAACTTTTAGTAAATGATTGTGCCTCActtgttttgaatttaatttaagtggTTATAATCTTTGACAAAAGGGTGCACATTTGATAAAGGGTTGTAACACATAAGAATTAGATATATTCTTTTGTGAATGATTGTAATATACGTGAATGGTTGTACTTTTGGTAAAGGGTTgtaacattatctataaatagattggTGTGttggataaaataattttgagaattcatatgatttctctctctttattctTCTCCTACATTCTTATATAAAACTTCATAATATTTGTGTATACAAAAACCTAttatttgtattcttttattgcaaaattagaatacaaagtTTCTTGTGTTTGTTATTAGTTCCGTGTGTTCgggtttgttttcaaaaattgcacatTCATTAACAAACTTTGTTCTTAATTCCATTGTATCT
The sequence above is a segment of the Diospyros lotus cultivar Yz01 chromosome 7, ASM1463336v1, whole genome shotgun sequence genome. Coding sequences within it:
- the LOC127806272 gene encoding vacuolar protein sorting-associated protein 32 homolog 2; translated protein: MFTRIFGKPKQETNAVATLDKLNETLEMLEKKENVLQKKAAAEVEKAKEFTRAKNKKAAIQCLKRKRLYEQQIEQLGNFQLRIHDQMIMLEGAKATTETVDALRTGAAAMKAMQKATNIDDVDKTMDEINEQTENMKLIQEALATPIGAAADFDEDELEAELEELEGAELEEQLLQPATTAPVQVPAGRQPARPVPQKRTAEEDELAALQAEMAL